GCGGCGTGAGTATGACGATCCTGATGGACTTCGAGCGGCTCGGCCTCCTCGCCTTCATCGAGGACCACCTTCTCCACGGCGTTCGCTCGGGAGGCCCGTCCGGGATCGCGGTCAAGCACCTCGCGAGGCCCGACGCGCGGCGCATCGGCATGATTGGCACGGGGCGGATCTCGCGGGTCCAGCTCACCGTCGCGGCCGGCGCGCGACCCATCGAAAGCGTGAAAGCGTTCAGCCGGCGCAAAGAGAACCGAGAAGAGTTCGCGCGAACCTATCGTCGCAAGCTCGACCTGGACATCCACCCGGTGGACTCCATGAAGGAGGCGATCCGCGACGTCGACATCGTCCTCGTGGCCACCGACTCGCACAACGCGCCCGTCCTCGACGGCAATCTCCTCGCGCCGGGGACGCTCCTCTGCTCGGTGACGCCGGGCGAGCTGGACGAGGCCACGTGCCTCCGGGGGCGGGTCGTGACCACGTCACGCGTGCGGATCACGCAAGACTACACGTTGTGGGAGCCGATGGCGCGGATCGTTTTGCGTGGAGAGCGCGACCTCGACCGCGACGTCACAGAGCTGGGTGAGATCTTGGCGGGGGAACGCCCGGCCCGGCAGTCTCCGGACGAGATCATTACGTTCCTCAGCCCGGGCATCGGCTTCTGCGATGTGGTGGTCGCCAAGTGGGTATACGATCTGTCGGTCCAGCGTGGCATCGGCGAGGTCGCCTGGACGATCTGACAGAAAAGCTCAGTAAACCCGGCGCTGCAAGTCCTCCGGCCGCAGCACGACGATGCGGCGATCTTGGGTCTCTATCATGCCACGCGCCCGAAACGAGCCAAGATGCTTATTGACTGACTCGCGGGTCACGCCCACCATGCGGGCCAGATCCTGCTGCGTCAGGTCCATATCGATGATGCACCCCTCCGGCGTGTCCCGACCGTAGTCGCGAGCCAGATCGAGGATCTTTTTCGCGAGCCGACCGGCGACGTCTAGAAAGATGGCGTCCTGGATGAATTCGTAGGTGTTCCGAAGGCGATCCGTCAACGTACCGAGCAGCTCCTCGGCGAGCTCCGGGCATGCCGCCACCGCCTGAAGCACCGTCTTGCGATCTAAGACGTAGACCTCCGTCGGCTCCATTGCGATGGCCGACACGGGCCACGCCCCGCCATCCAGGAGCGAGACTTCGCCGAAATACTCACCCTCACCGAGAACCGAGATCAGCAGCTCGTCGCGCCCTTCGGCGCTCAAGAGCAGCTTCACCTGGCCGCGGACGATGAGGCAGAGGCTGTCCGCGGGATCACCCTTTCGCAGCACGGTCTCTCCGCGCTTATATGCGCGGCGCCGAGCCGCCGATTCCAGCTTCGCTTCGATCTCGGGCGGCACGTTGAAAAAGAGATCGAGCCAGCTCGCCTCCCGCACGGGACAGACGACCTGGCCGTTCGTCGCCGCAAGGCCGTGATGGATCGATCGCGGGCGCGCTCGATCCGCCATCGGCCCCGCGACCCAATTGCCTGTAGCGGTCATGATGACTCCCAGCCCACGCTGGAGAATCGAGCGGGCACAATAACCCAGACTCAGATGGTGTAACGCTGCGATCGGGGATCTCGTTACGGCTCATCGACCGATCCGCATTTCTTTGTGAGCCGGATGAGACTCGGGCACGCACGAGAGCGGAGCATCGATCCGCGAGCGGGGTTTGGCGCAACGTGGACGAGACGAGAGGGCCACAGAGCAGCGGGGCGCCCGGATCAGGCCGGGTCGTTCTCGTCACTGGCGGCGCGCGCGGGATCGGTCGAGCGACCGCCCTCGACCTCGCGAGCGACGGCTGGGACGTCGCCTTCTGCTATCGAACCAGCCGGGCCGCGGCGCTCCAGGTTGAGGCGGAGATCCAGGACCGGGGACGCCGGGCGCTCTCCCTGGCCGCGGACGTGGCCGTACCCGACGAGGCGACGCGCCTCGTGGAACGGGTGCTCCACGCGTGGGGACGCCTGGACGCCCTGGTCAACTGCGCCGGTCCCTACCGCCGAGTTCCCATCCTCGAGGAGACGCCGGAGGGCTGGCGCTCAATGCTCGCGAATAATCTCGACGCGACCTACTACGTATGCCGCGCAGCCATTCCCACGCTGATGGAGCAGCGGAGCGGACGCATCGTGAATTTCGCCATCGCCAACGTGGACCGCCTCGTCGCGCAGCCGACCATGACCGCCTACGCCATCGCCAAGATGGGCGTCCTGATGCTGACTCGCACCCTGGCGCGCACCCTCGCCCCGCACGGCATCACGGTGAACGCGATTTCTCCCGGGTACATTGATGCGCCCGACCTCGCCGAAGCCGAGCGCCAGGACGCGATGCGTCGAATCCCGGCCGGGCACCTGGGAACCGGCGCCGACGCTGCCCACGTCGTGCGATTCCTGCTCTCCGCCGAGGCCAGCTACGTAACCGGGGCGAACATTCCCGTCAGCGGCGGCTGGGGGATTTGACGCGTGGCGAAGCTCAGACGTTGCCGCCGGGACGGCCGAGCCAGAAGGACCTGAGAGCGGCTGCACTCAGCGTGATGCTTGGGAAACGGTATCTACCGCGAAGGATCCGGCGGGCGCATGCGGTGCCAATCCGCCGCCTGCTCGAACGCGTTCGCGGCCACGAGGACCTTCTCCTCCTCGAAGGGGCTGCCGACGATTTGAATTCCCAGAGGCAGGACAGGCGGCGCGCTCCGCATGCCAGCCGGCACCACGATGCACGGAAAGCCGCAGAGGTTCCAGATCCCACTGAGGATTGGCGCGGATGGAAAGCCGCGCTCGTCGGGAATCGCGTCCCAGCCCGGGGTGACGAGCACGTCGAATTCCGTGAAGGTCGCCTGCATTCGGTCGATGAGGCTCGCTCGAAGCTGGAGGGCGCGCTGGTAGATGGCGGCGGAGATCAGGGAGCCCGCCGCGAGCTGACGGCGGACCGCGCTTTCCTTCCCGTAGTCCATCCCTGCGCGAAGATACGCCCGATGATAAGCGGCCGCCTCTCCGATTCGGATAACGCGCTGGCACGCGTGAGCGACCGACCCGTCAACGGGTAGGTCCACATCCCGCAGGTCCGCGCCCAGGCGCCGATACACGGCGATCGCCTCGTCGAAGGCCCGAAGGGATTCGGCACCACAGCCCGCCAGCGTCTCGGCGTTGTACACCCCGATTCGCCAGCCGCGCACACCACGTCGGAGCCGCGCATTGTAGATGGGGGCCGCCGTCAGCGCGGAGGACGGGTCGTTCGGGTCGTGGCCGGCCAGTCCGTTCAGGAGCAGCGCCGCGTCCTCCACGGTCCGCGCAATCGGCCCCACGTGGTCGAGCGTCCAGGAGATGGGGACGATCCCGTATGTGCTCACACGACCACGGGTCGGTTTTAGCCCGACCACACCGCAGCGCATCGCGGGCGATCGGATCGAGCCGGACGTGTCGCCGCCCGTTGCGCCCAGCACCATCTGGGCCGCCACCGCGGCGGCAGAGCCGCCGCTCGATCCCCCAGGGTCTTGGGAGAGGTCCCAGGGGTTCTTGGTCCCCGGCGTAGACCCGCCAAAGGACCACTCCGGCAGGTTGGTCTTCCCCACGATGATCGCCCCGGCCGCCTTGAGCCGCGCGACGACCGTCGCGTCGAAGGGCGGCGTGAAGCCGGCGAGAATCGGAGAGCGGGCGGTCGTCGGGAGATCGACGGTGTAGTGCGTGTCCTTGACGGCGATCGGGATGCCGTGGAGCTTTCCCCGATACCGCCGATGCGCGATCTCGTCGTCCGCTTCGCGGGCGGCGGCAAGACAGCGCGCGGGGTCGGCCCGCGCCACGAACGCGCCGATGCGCGGCTCCAGCCGCTCGATGCGCGCCAGCACCGCCCGCATGAGCTCGACGGACGACACCTCGCGCGCCGCGAGCTTGCGCCCCGCTTCTGCGATCGAGAGCCCGGACAACGCCTCATTGACCGGCTCCTCGCGACCGAGCCCGGCCCGGATTCCGGCGCCGCCAAGAAAATCCCGTCGCGACACGCGCCGATGCTCGCCGCGCTCCGAGCCGCTTCCCACCGTCGGCGATTCGGGTTCCCTCATGGCATCGGGAGCGGCGTCGCGCCGTGAGCGGCCCGAGTCATCGCGTGGGGCGCTCGAGGTCGACCATCGGTGGTTGTTCGGGTGAAATCTGGGCGGAGTCGATCACGTCCGCCAGGCGGCGGTACTCGTCGAAGACGTCGCAGATCGCGTCCAGGTCGGCTTCATCGCGCCATGATATGCCGAGCTGGCGAAGCGCCTCAGCCGCCCAGGCGGGGTCCGTTCGCGCGAAGTCGGGAGACGACGCGGGGACGCGAAACGCGTTCTCTCGTTCAGTCATGATTCGGCATGCCTGTCACGCAGCGCCTCCAGTATAGCGGTCAAACTTTACAGCCCATAGCCGGTCCGGTATCGTAGGTTTAGCTCTCGTGGGGATGGCGGGCACAAGACCCGCACAGACAAGGGGATCGAATGCGGGGCTATCGCTATTCTCGCTGGGACGGGACCCAGGAGATCGAGCTCTTCACACCCGAAGATGTGATGGAGCAGATCGCGGACGAGATGTTGGAGGACGGCAGCCTCCGCAGCGCGCTGCGGCGCATGATGCAGCGGGGCGCCGAGTTTTCCAGCGGACGCCGCATGATGGGGCTCCAGGAGCTGCTCGAACGCCTGCGGGAGGCGCGAACCCGCAACCTCGACCGCTTCAACCTCGGCTCGATCTTCGACGACATCGCCGAGAAGCTCGAAAACATCATCGAGACAGAGCGACACGGAATCCGCTCCCGGATCGGGGAGGACGACCCGCCGACGGGTGAGGCAGGCCCGTCGGCCGGGGCCGATGACCGGGCCGGCGCCGCCGACCCGTCCGTCGATCCGGCGAGCGCAGCGCCGGCGTCGAGTCCAGCGCCATCTTCCACCGGCGCTCCTGGCGAAGCGCCCTCGGGCGGGCGCGGCCAAGCCCCCGGCTCGACCGACCCGATGTTCCGCGAGATCCTGGAGAGCATGGCCCGAAAGCACCTCGAGCAGCTCGACCATCTGCCGCCCGACGTTGGCGGGAGGATCAAAGAGCTGCGCGACTACGACTTCATGGACGCCGAGGCGCGGAAGCAGTTCGACGAGCTGATGCAGATGCTGCAGCAACAGGTTATGCAGAGCTACTTCAAAGGGCTCCAGCAGAGCCTGCAGGCCATGACCCCCGAGGCGATGAAGCAGATCCACCAGATGGTGCACGACCTGAACCAACTTTTGGACAAGCACCGTCGTGGCGAGGCAACCGACGACGACTTCGAAGACTTCATGAAGAAATGGGGCCAATTCTTTCCCGAGGGAATCGAGAACCTCGATCAGCTCGCCCAGCACCTCCAGCAGCAGATTGCCCAGATGGAGTCGCTCCTCAACTCCATGACGCCCGAGATGCGTCGCGAGCTGGAGGACATGGTCGACTCGATTTTCGGAGACAGCCAGTTCCAGTGGGAGATGGCTCAGCTCGCCGCCAATCTGGAGCGGATGTATCCGATGCGGGGCGCCGCCAATGACTACCCCTTCAGCGGCGACGAGCCCGTTTCGCTCCAGGAAGCGATGAAGCTCATGGGCGATATGAACAGCCTCGACCAGCTCGAGCGCGAGCTGATGCAGGCGCTCAAGTCGAACGACGTGTCCAACGTCGATACCGACGAGATCGGCCGCCTGCTGGGCGAGGAAGCGCGACGAATGGCCGAACAAATGCAGCAGCTTACTCGCATGCTCGAAGAGGCCGGCCTCATCAAGCGCAAGGGGAACGAATGGGAGCTGACACCGCGGGCGATGCGCAAGATCGGCGAGCGCGCGCTCCAGGACATCTTCGGAAAGCTCAAGACGAGCACCTTCGGTGACCACACCCTCGAAAAGGGCGGCGTGGGCGTGGAACGGCTGGACGAGACCAAGCCCTACGTGTTCGGCGACCAGTTCCTCATCGACACCCAGCGCAGCGTGATGAACACCATCGTGCGCGAGGGCCCGGGAACGCCGCTTCGCATGAAGATGGACGACTTTGAGGTCTATCGAACCGAAACGCTGACCCAGTGCAGCACGGTCATCATGCTCGACATGAGCTACTCGATGATGATGGCCGGCCGATTCCAGGCGGGCCGCAAGGTCGCCCTTGCGCTCGACAGCCTAATTCGGTCGCAGTTCCCCAAGGACAACCTCTACGTCGTCGCCTTTTCGTACTTCGTGCTCACGCTACGCCCGGAGATGCTCCTCGACAGCTACTGGGTCGAGTACGGAGGCGGCACGAACTTCCAAGAGGCGCTTCGGCAGTCGCGGATGATCCTCAGCAAGCACAAGACGGGCACGAAGCAGATCATCATGATCACCGACGGGCAGCCGACGACCTTCAGCAGTTGGTCAGGCGACGACGGATGGGGAGGATTCGGTTACCGGCACTCGCCTCGTGCGCTCGAAGAGACGCTGCGCGAGGTCGTGCGCTGCACGAAGGACGGCATCACCATCAACCTGTTCATGATGGAGCGCGACCGTCACCTCTCCGACTTCGTCGCCATGATGGCGAAGATCAATCGCGGCCGCGCATTCTACGCCGCCCCCAGCCGGCTCGGCGAGTACATCCTGCTCGACTACGTCAACAACAAGCGGCGCGTCGTCCGCTAGTGCCCCTCGCGGTCACTTGCCGGTCGCCGCGGTAGCCCCGCGAAGGCGCGCCGCGACCGCGTTGACCTCCCCACCCGCCAGCAAGATGATCCCGACCGCGTACATCCAGAGCATGAGGACCACGGCCGCGCCGAGGCTCCCGAACGTCTTGTCGTAGGACCCGAAGTGATCGACGTAGCTGCTGAAGCCCACCGTCAGAATGACCCAGCCGACGGTCGCCGTCACCGTGCCCGGTAGCGCCTGGCGCACGGTGACGGAAGCGTTCGGGAGGGCGCGGTAGCACAGCAAGAGCGCCAAGCCGAGTCCGATCGCGACGAATGGCCGCTGGCTGGCATTCCACGCGCCGATGAATCCCTGCCCGAGATCGAACAGCTCCGCCAGCCATTCCCCCGCGCGTCTGCCGAGCGAGTAGAGGCTCACGCCGCCGATCATGACGACCGTGAGGGCAACTGTGGCGATCAGGGCCCGGGTCTGAACGACCCAGAAAGGCCGCGTCTCGCTGACGCCGTAGGCGCGGTTCAAGCCCTTGATGAGCGTTCCGACGCCGCCAGACCCGCCCCAGAGCGCCCCAGCCGCGCCAAAGGTCATCAGGCCCGGCGACCGCGTGGAGAGCACGCCGGCGACCCAATCGCTGATGACCCGCTCGATCTCCGGCGGGACGACCAACGCAATCGACGCCATCACGACGTTGAAGAGGTTCGCGTATCCGACCGTAGCGCTGATG
The Chloroflexota bacterium genome window above contains:
- a CDS encoding Gfo/Idh/MocA family oxidoreductase, coding for MAEASREIRLLREADVAALLDADPGLRGAVEALERGFRDYHAGALGLPERDERVRVVYPPGHKLRPYPKDMRILPAMVPSVGAAGIRLGCVSEQRGGGVSMTILMDFERLGLLAFIEDHLLHGVRSGGPSGIAVKHLARPDARRIGMIGTGRISRVQLTVAAGARPIESVKAFSRRKENREEFARTYRRKLDLDIHPVDSMKEAIRDVDIVLVATDSHNAPVLDGNLLAPGTLLCSVTPGELDEATCLRGRVVTTSRVRITQDYTLWEPMARIVLRGERDLDRDVTELGEILAGERPARQSPDEIITFLSPGIGFCDVVVAKWVYDLSVQRGIGEVAWTI
- a CDS encoding Crp/Fnr family transcriptional regulator translates to MTATGNWVAGPMADRARPRSIHHGLAATNGQVVCPVREASWLDLFFNVPPEIEAKLESAARRRAYKRGETVLRKGDPADSLCLIVRGQVKLLLSAEGRDELLISVLGEGEYFGEVSLLDGGAWPVSAIAMEPTEVYVLDRKTVLQAVAACPELAEELLGTLTDRLRNTYEFIQDAIFLDVAGRLAKKILDLARDYGRDTPEGCIIDMDLTQQDLARMVGVTRESVNKHLGSFRARGMIETQDRRIVVLRPEDLQRRVY
- a CDS encoding SDR family oxidoreductase, encoding MDETRGPQSSGAPGSGRVVLVTGGARGIGRATALDLASDGWDVAFCYRTSRAAALQVEAEIQDRGRRALSLAADVAVPDEATRLVERVLHAWGRLDALVNCAGPYRRVPILEETPEGWRSMLANNLDATYYVCRAAIPTLMEQRSGRIVNFAIANVDRLVAQPTMTAYAIAKMGVLMLTRTLARTLAPHGITVNAISPGYIDAPDLAEAERQDAMRRIPAGHLGTGADAAHVVRFLLSAEASYVTGANIPVSGGWGI
- a CDS encoding amidase, yielding MREPESPTVGSGSERGEHRRVSRRDFLGGAGIRAGLGREEPVNEALSGLSIAEAGRKLAAREVSSVELMRAVLARIERLEPRIGAFVARADPARCLAAAREADDEIAHRRYRGKLHGIPIAVKDTHYTVDLPTTARSPILAGFTPPFDATVVARLKAAGAIIVGKTNLPEWSFGGSTPGTKNPWDLSQDPGGSSGGSAAAVAAQMVLGATGGDTSGSIRSPAMRCGVVGLKPTRGRVSTYGIVPISWTLDHVGPIARTVEDAALLLNGLAGHDPNDPSSALTAAPIYNARLRRGVRGWRIGVYNAETLAGCGAESLRAFDEAIAVYRRLGADLRDVDLPVDGSVAHACQRVIRIGEAAAYHRAYLRAGMDYGKESAVRRQLAAGSLISAAIYQRALQLRASLIDRMQATFTEFDVLVTPGWDAIPDERGFPSAPILSGIWNLCGFPCIVVPAGMRSAPPVLPLGIQIVGSPFEEEKVLVAANAFEQAADWHRMRPPDPSR
- a CDS encoding VWA domain-containing protein, translated to MRGYRYSRWDGTQEIELFTPEDVMEQIADEMLEDGSLRSALRRMMQRGAEFSSGRRMMGLQELLERLREARTRNLDRFNLGSIFDDIAEKLENIIETERHGIRSRIGEDDPPTGEAGPSAGADDRAGAADPSVDPASAAPASSPAPSSTGAPGEAPSGGRGQAPGSTDPMFREILESMARKHLEQLDHLPPDVGGRIKELRDYDFMDAEARKQFDELMQMLQQQVMQSYFKGLQQSLQAMTPEAMKQIHQMVHDLNQLLDKHRRGEATDDDFEDFMKKWGQFFPEGIENLDQLAQHLQQQIAQMESLLNSMTPEMRRELEDMVDSIFGDSQFQWEMAQLAANLERMYPMRGAANDYPFSGDEPVSLQEAMKLMGDMNSLDQLERELMQALKSNDVSNVDTDEIGRLLGEEARRMAEQMQQLTRMLEEAGLIKRKGNEWELTPRAMRKIGERALQDIFGKLKTSTFGDHTLEKGGVGVERLDETKPYVFGDQFLIDTQRSVMNTIVREGPGTPLRMKMDDFEVYRTETLTQCSTVIMLDMSYSMMMAGRFQAGRKVALALDSLIRSQFPKDNLYVVAFSYFVLTLRPEMLLDSYWVEYGGGTNFQEALRQSRMILSKHKTGTKQIIMITDGQPTTFSSWSGDDGWGGFGYRHSPRALEETLREVVRCTKDGITINLFMMERDRHLSDFVAMMAKINRGRAFYAAPSRLGEYILLDYVNNKRRVVR
- a CDS encoding YihY/virulence factor BrkB family protein, with protein sequence MLTERRVPRRLQSAAATVAETRGAQFLRQVAMDFAKDDITGLAAEMAYRLLFAFFPFLIFLAALVGFISATVGYANLFNVVMASIALVVPPEIERVISDWVAGVLSTRSPGLMTFGAAGALWGGSGGVGTLIKGLNRAYGVSETRPFWVVQTRALIATVALTVVMIGGVSLYSLGRRAGEWLAELFDLGQGFIGAWNASQRPFVAIGLGLALLLCYRALPNASVTVRQALPGTVTATVGWVILTVGFSSYVDHFGSYDKTFGSLGAAVVLMLWMYAVGIILLAGGEVNAVAARLRGATAATGK